The Vespula vulgaris chromosome 10, iyVesVulg1.1, whole genome shotgun sequence nucleotide sequence ATgctatagagaaatatatctataagtatgtacataattGATATCACTGAAGTTTTACTACGtacgatcgagaaaatatatcttatcgatgataaaaggctttaataataatcaaaacaTACTTTTAAACGTACAATACATTTTCTCGACATTTTTCCTTTGCACGATATaatcacatttttattttactcaaAGATTCATATCCGGTAATTGTTTACAGATTTCAGGAGTAGTAACATCCGCCTTCGCAGGATTTTTCTTGTAtcaattaaacgaatataaacaACTCACTCCTGAAAATGTTTATGGTCCATCCATCGTTCTCTTGGTTTTGGGTATCTTCACGTGTGTCATCGGTTGGTTGTCCTGgcattttttcgattttacgCAAAAGGGACAAGCGATATtggtaagaaaattaatatataaatatacaaatattgatttttgattttcttctaaCGTAATTGTTAACGTTTGATTTTTAGTTTGTTACAAGTTTGGTGATTATTTCCCTGTTCGAAATGAGCGCCGGAATATGGGCTCTTGTCAGACATGAACAAATAGATTTTCTTCCGACTGCTCAtcttaaaacaatatttatggATAAAGAAAATCAACCTTTATGGGAGCACATACAAGCTAAGGTAAATGtatcattatttgttttattaccgatgatcttaatatttaattttattttaacaaatgtaatcaGTTTTTGTCGGTAACGCGTGAGAATATGCAATTCGATTGGTGAATGCACGTTATCGTGCTTCCATTTTAATTGACGCACTTACAATTAATAGTAACGCTTTATCCTTTGAAAGATTTAAGAGGAGTTCTTTATTGCTATACATTtgcaaaaatttaatttaacgaatTCTCATAGTTACAActtttgttacattttttgTGATGATCAAGAGCTcaagaaaataacattttttataaatctgaAACGATAATCTCGCGTAAGGAAGCTTTACTTTTCGAATAAGTTCTTGATCATCAATATCTAACAAAAACTATGGCCTTGAGAATTCATGTAAACTCTTAAGACTCGCAAACGCAGAAGAAGAGTATTTTTATACTACACCAGAGAGTTTTATACTACACCGGGTCATGTcggacttttttttttcgaagaatctCGACATACAAAATAACTTATTCCATGTCCGTGTAGGTACATAATGGGAGAAAGAATTTCGATTGATACAAACGCAATAATGCTACTGTGCATCTTCATAAATtgaaggaaaattaaaaaaaaaaaaaaaatggttttttcctttttttttcgtgataacaatttttcttagattttGATGATCAAGGGcttaatcgaaagaaaaaagttttttttcacacaagatatttattaattatgtttattttctttggtaCTTTGTACTTCTTTCAAAGCTAATAAATACGTTCTTTTAATCTTCTCGCGCGTTACTTGTTTTAAGTCATTTTGAAGATaactgtatttttatattgtctgCTATTTTTGATTCTAATTATCGATgtatattattcgattatttatatatatgtaagaatatagaaaattattattatcccgAATTCGTGAGATGGATGTTTGCAATCATGTTTCAGCTTGATGGTCCATTTTCCTTCTTGAATTCTTGGAAAAAATTCAAAGGTTTTTATAATTCTCAGGGCCATAGAACCTGTTTTCTTACAATTACGTAGACTTTCACCAAACCCTGGCAATAACTTTTCCTTCAAGGTTtgtccttttccttcctttcacataaacttacatcttgcatatatatatatatatatatatagaaaacaaGTATAGTAGGAGAAATGATcacaatttttcatattatttttttcattgatatataattatcaccGATAACTTATAATGTAATACACAAtactattatctttttatttcgtaggGACTGTTAAGTGATATGacaaaataaacaaaggaCGAAGaattgcaataattttttcgaacGGGATATAAATCTGTTAATTTACTtctacgatattaattatcaataatattatagaaaattaatattattgattaaattaataatactattaatattatgcaacataaatatatctattagtTTATcgaaacaatattattaccATGTATTGTATAATGAATTGTTTTAGGCagatgcaaaaaaagaaataatgcacgtaatgttaattttttatgagaaGAGTTATCAACTAAAACTCTATCTAAAAATCGTAtgtttcatttctattatGAAATACATATTGTCTTCGTACCAgctgttttattaaaattgacaATCATACGTTgtctgatattttattatcagcTCAGTAACTTTAATTTACTGACTCTGATAGCATGAGGGAAATAACATACCTATACCTAAGCCGATAGAGCATACCGATAGAGTATATCGAAAGAAGGGACAGAATTCtcttaacatattttttccgCATTCGTTGCTGATGTCATACACGTCTCGTGCGACATTGGGTTAACAGCCTTAACGCCGAAGGCACGGTCTTAAGGCCTGAAAGTGATCAGTTCTTttctaatgaatattataatttattattgtcgtCAAGAATATTCACGATCGAGTTTATATTActtgatatttaaatttataataaattttaggTCGCAATGAACTTTGTAATTCGTTTAATGAGACGAGTCAAAAAACCGACTCTACTAAATGAAACTAATCGCGTGACAAATGCATGGGCCTTCAGTTATTGATTGACGAATGATAGTCAATTGTTGTACTCAGGAGCGGATTTACATAGATCGTTGTTAGAGCTTGGTTCAGTTCGAAAACTGTTAAATTCTTTATACACGCATCGATAAGATGTACTACGTAATACGATGTAAACCgtaaagaaattcattaatcaaaatcaactAATGACAAGATGAaagtaataacgataacaagtTTTATAAGGATGATCATTCTTATGTCTTACGTCGATATGTATGCGGAGGCCTTTTTAAGTATATGAAGGTTATGAATACGCTCCTGACCTGATTACGCTCCATCAtgtgtatttatttacgtCTTCTGACTCATCTCTTCGaacgaattatatattatcgttgCGATCCTTGAGAGATGCATTTATGACTTAGTGGATTCTAGTGTCTAACGATTGATCTAAtagatcattttaattaaatgctaTTTCGTCTTTTTTGTAGCTTTGCTTTTGGTAATTTGGCTATTTTCTCGATTCGCAATCCGGCAAACCTATTGGACAAtgtttggaaaaagaaaaaaaggaacaagtgCAGGCGGAGTTTGAGTAAAAgtaaatagaaaggaaaggaatgaTTGATCCTTCATTGATTGTCCGGATTGTTCGTTTCGAGTATATTAAACGATTTCTCTAATTTGCAactaaaaatagatagaacaGTTAGAGTATTTTAGTTTTTAGATAAATGTATTTCGAATCCCATTCTAATCCAGCTTTAATTACATATGTTTGTATTATACGTTtgctttaaattattattcgttgaATGCCAAGTGTGTGTATGGGTTTGCATGTccaaaaagaattaataacattaagCGAGTAATTTGTTTTAGGCTCgcgaaataacgataaaatgtCTATCCTtgttaaaaaatctttaattgcatttttgtttcttattaatttttatgatagaATTACATAGTCGTAGTttcccgtttttttttttttttataaatatgcgTAGATAACAAATGGATACGCATTCtaatagattctttttttgtgttcgttaaaaaatcaattgtatactgttgtataaataatttcatatcgataacgtaaatacatacatagctAATATCCATCGacgtttttattgttttagtTTCTTTGTTGCGGCATGGACGGACCTATCGATTATCGTGGAAAAAATTCGGTTCCGTGGTCTTGTTGCGATATATCATCATCCCTAAACCCAAACAACGATAAATTCACTTGTACTTCTATGTATGGCAGAGGGTGCCACCATGTGAtgataaatcgaacgaaatcgattttattacacGTGTTTCTACTCAGTCTCGGTAAATTATTGTTGGAGgtgaataaaacatttaatgtCCTTATCATCGGTTTATAGTATTAGATagtaaaagattatttaatgaaatcatcaatcctttttttttttctttttgtttatttcagaTTTTTCTGATAATATGTACAACCTGTTACATGAAAGCTTTTGTGgatagaatagaaagaagaagacaggATGCATTGACTCGTAGAATATCCTCGCAAGTAGTATATCATccggataataataaaaagcttTTGGATCAGCAATCCTCCGCATTCAGAACCGACTCcattgaataatttaatttagttAGATCGAATTTATATAAGTTCGATCATTGATAATGAAACATTCGAGTTGAATCATTTAAGATTTCATCAACGCGATCGATTTTCAACGATaagatattatgaaaaaagtatGATTCATTACGAGGTGACTACTGAAATCGAAAATAAGTCAAGAGACTTCATTTGTGAAATAgaacataatttttaagaCATTAGCCAGGCCTCTTATCATGTTTATATTATGAATGAAACTTTTGTTACgtattttaattgttataagataaaataatagattagagacaataaatttttattatatttataaacgtatCACGATAATGATATTCTCGTAAGAATGAAATCCTGGAATATAACTACacagaaattataataaaaaataatactataaagaaaaaaaaaaggaaagataaaggaCATCGCTCGTTTCTTCCAACTTCCATTTATTTGatctatttatttgattagaatatttagaattatgtacatatatatacatacatatttgatAACATGTCTGCGTTGCGTCTGatttaaattgaaacgatGTATTTATGTCTTACATCaagttgaaaatgaaaattttatgacATGATTTGCATATCATTGCATTAGAGATGACAAAGAAGTGAACATAGTCATATATCATTCGTAATGTCTCTTTGCTCAGGGACGTACGTACGATCTTAAAAGATTTCGATAACACATGATATTAtacaaatgatattattattattattcaatttttactAATATTAAAGTATCAAGTTAATTCTACGAAAAAACATTGATCGATCATATTTCATATCGGCCATCTTTGCTATTATAAttctacgtttttattttatcgatttattttatcgatatatttttattatatcgataacaATGATCGAGGCAATCGATTAGACGATTCttacgataaaagaaaggaaagaaaaatcaacgaggaaaaaaatttcgttataTTGTGCATTAAAATTGTGTGAATTTTTAGGATAAGACAGGAAATAACAAAAGTTTCAGATAATTCGATTCGCGTCATGAGACGAATGGGCAACGGTGTGAGTCATGTatgaagatagagaaagaaagaaagacagagaaagagagaggagagagagagagagagagagaacgatacaACAAAGAacgagggagggggagaggtttggagaggggaaaaagagagagagagattggatGAAGGACGAGGTGGGGATAGCTGGTACGTAAACGTTCACAAAAAGACTGAAGAATAGCGGCAACGGTGCTTCAGTCGAGTTTCTATCGTCGTGTTTGATACATCTTACTGCGCGTCTCGCGCGACCCGGAATAACCTGTTGAACGTAGTTTCTTATTCGCGTAAACACTTCCAGTGGTGAGTTATTCTCGTTCCTTAAAtttagaagagaagaaagaaaaaagaatttcaagatGAGCTGTGGACTGGGATTAATAAAATACCTTCTCTTCatatttaactttattttctcGGTACGTATATCTTtcgatatgtatttttaagtaaaataaatataaggtTAGGTACTTATCgtattacgtataatataGGTTTAACAGAAATAggttatattttacaatctcTACAGCATAGAAATGTGTAAGTCTTACTCATAAAAGAGATTATCTACGACAAAATGCGTATCTAATCGAACAGCAAgcagaaatacatatatatacgtatgtatatgtgtatgtatattgataTCAGGCGTATAACGTTACTACTTAACCATGTTAAAAATACTTGTTTCGAATacgtttacttttattttctaattgttAGAGTTATATCGTATGTACGACAAAGTGTACGAAttgaatttatcaaatattagattagataattttaaacaaCAATTCTAACACcgatctttcttcgttcgattattatattaacgaatacatatattacgttTCGTTTGAATAAGAAAACTTAATACGAATTTCTACCTATGATTTCAAAACaacgtataatattaaataattacgtgAATTCAATGTCGTTACGTGATTCTCTtatctctattcttttctgtTGCTTTATAAAGTCTGAATAGCGCAAAAATAGTGTTATGTTGTATTAACTAGCGTCGCGATGAATTGTCACGAAAGGAAgtttaaaatgaaagataagtAGATAATAATTCGCGTTGGCGTTAAAAAACGTAGATAACAACACGGGGAATAAGATGGTCGTTATCAAACGAATCATTTTGGGGATTTTCCTGCTTGAATGATaatctaaattttatatttggaATATTAAGTTGTCTATAAGAAATACTATGACGTCATCGTTTCCTATTCTCTACGAGATTGttattaaacgaacgaactcgAGAGGTCTTCGTTTGTTGGAAATCAGAATTGTTGTTGAATCGAATTTCGAAGAAGTATGATATCatcgttttcctttctctttaatatttttgtaccATATTATCGTTCTTCTACGAAGATAAGTATTTACGTATGACGTGTGTTATAACGACTTGAGTTTTATCGCTATCAGCAATGCTTTATAacatgaaaatttaaatacgtacatacgttttaatcatttatgaATGATTAGAAAATGATTGAACAAACCTATTATGCATGATCTATGATATACGATATAAGTATCTCAACATCGATTactaattataaacaaatatatatacatatatatatatatatatatatatatatatatattattaaagtgTGCTGATTGGATACTATCGGATCGTTACGTGATTTCTGATGTTATCCAAAGTCGTCatcgttttataaaacttAGATACGTTGGAGATGCACGTACTGAACGATCGACTGCGAGCTTGGATATACCG carries:
- the LOC127066777 gene encoding 23 kDa integral membrane protein-like isoform X2 produces the protein MIKGFNNNQNILLNISGVVTSAFAGFFLYQLNEYKQLTPENVYGPSIVLLVLGIFTCVIGWLSWHFFDFTQKGQAILFVTSLVIISLFEMSAGIWALVRHEQIDFLPTAHLKTIFMDKENQPLWEHIQAKFLCCGMDGPIDYRGKNSVPWSCCDISSSLNPNNDKFTCTSMYGRGCHHVMINRTKSILLHVFLLSLGKLLLEIFLIICTTCYMKAFVDRIERRRQDALTRRISSQVVYHPDNNKKLLDQQSSAFRTDSIE
- the LOC127066777 gene encoding uncharacterized protein LOC127066777 isoform X4, yielding MARALGCLRYLLIAGTVVLGISGVVTSAFAGFFLYQLNEYKQLTPENVYGPSIVLLVLGIFTCVIGWLSWHFFDFTQKGQAILFVTSLVIISLFEMSAGIWALVRHEQIDFLPTAHLKTIFMDKENQPLWEHIQAKLDGPFSFLNSWKKFKGFYNSQGHRTCFLTIT
- the LOC127066777 gene encoding 23 kDa integral membrane protein-like isoform X1; the encoded protein is MARALGCLRYLLIAGTVVLGISGVVTSAFAGFFLYQLNEYKQLTPENVYGPSIVLLVLGIFTCVIGWLSWHFFDFTQKGQAILFVTSLVIISLFEMSAGIWALVRHEQIDFLPTAHLKTIFMDKENQPLWEHIQAKFLCCGMDGPIDYRGKNSVPWSCCDISSSLNPNNDKFTCTSMYGRGCHHVMINRTKSILLHVFLLSLGKLLLEIFLIICTTCYMKAFVDRIERRRQDALTRRISSQVVYHPDNNKKLLDQQSSAFRTDSIE
- the LOC127066777 gene encoding 23 kDa integral membrane protein-like isoform X3, whose translation is MILIISGVVTSAFAGFFLYQLNEYKQLTPENVYGPSIVLLVLGIFTCVIGWLSWHFFDFTQKGQAILFVTSLVIISLFEMSAGIWALVRHEQIDFLPTAHLKTIFMDKENQPLWEHIQAKFLCCGMDGPIDYRGKNSVPWSCCDISSSLNPNNDKFTCTSMYGRGCHHVMINRTKSILLHVFLLSLGKLLLEIFLIICTTCYMKAFVDRIERRRQDALTRRISSQVVYHPDNNKKLLDQQSSAFRTDSIE
- the LOC127066777 gene encoding uncharacterized protein LOC127066777 isoform X5; the protein is MARALGCLRYLLIAGTVVLGISGVVTSAFAGFFLYQLNEYKQLTPENVYGPSIVLLVLGIFTCVIGWLSWHFFDFTQKGQAILFVTSLVIISLFEMSAGIWALVRHEQIDFLPTAHLKTIFMDKENQPLWEHIQAKGLLSDMTK